The sequence cagtcagttcaatctcagtcaattcaccctcagtcaaatcactcgcagtcaattcacactcagtcaattcaccctcagtcaattcactctcagtcaattcaccctcagtcaattgaccctcagtcaattcaccctcagtcaattcaatctcagtcaattctctctcggttaattcactctcagccaattcaatctcagtcaattcactctcagtcaattcactctcagtcaattcaatctcagttaattcactctcagccaattcactctcagtcaattcaccctcagtcaattcaatctcagtcaattctctctcagttaattcactctcagtcaattcaatctcagtcaattcaccctcagtcaattcactctcagtcaattcaccgtcagtcaattcactctcagaaaattgatcctcagtcaattcaccctcagtcaattcaccctcagtcaattcagcgtcaatcaattcactcttagacaattcactctcagtcaattcgccctcagttaattcaccctcagtcattccaccctcagtcaattcactctcattcaattcaccctcagtcaattcaccctcagtcaattcaccctcagtcaattcactctcagtcaattcagcctcagtcaattcaccatcagtcaattcactctcagtaaatttaccctagtcaattcactctcattcaattcaccctcagtcaattcactctcattcaattcatcctcagtcaattcatcctcagtcaattcaccctcagtcaattcactcccagtcaattcaccctcagtcaattcccctgagtcaattcatcatcagtcaattcactctcagtaaatttaccctcagtcaattcactctcagtcaattcaccctgagtcaattcatcctcagtcaattcaccctcagacaattgactctcattcaattcaccctgagtcaattcaccctcagtcaattcaccctcagtcaattcactcttagtcaattcaccctgagATAATTCACACTCAGTAATTTAATTCTCATTCAatgcaccctcagtcaattcactctcagtcaattcactctcagtcaattcaatctcagtcaactcactctcagccaattcactctcagccaattcactctccgtcaattcaccctcagtcaattcaatctcagtcaattcatcctcagtcaattcactctcagtcaattcactctcagtcaattcaatctcagttaattcactctcagccaattcactctcagtcaattcaccctcagtcaattcaccatcagtcaattcaatctcagtcaattcatcctcagtcaattcactctcagtcaattcactctcagtcaattcaatctcagttaattcactctcagccaattcactctcagtcaattcaccctcagtcaattcatcctcagtcaattcactctcagtcaattcactctcagtcaattcaccctcagtcaattcactctcagtcaattcaatctcagttaattcactctcagccaattcaatctcagtcaattcaccctcagacaattgaccctcagtcaattcaccctcagtcaattcaatctcagtcaattctctctcagtcaattctcccacagtcaattcaatctcagtcaattcaccctcagtcaaatcactcgcagtcaattcacactcagtcaattcaccctcagtcaattcactctcagtcaattcaccctcagtcaattgaccctcagtcaattcaccctcagtcaattcaatctcagtcaattctctctcagttaattcactctcagccaattcaatctcagtcaattcactctcagtcaattcactctcagtcaattcaatctcagttaattcactctcagccaattcactctcagtcaattcaccctcagtcaattcaatctcagtcaattctctctcagttaattcactctcagtcaattcaatctcagtcaattcaccctcagtcaattcactctcagtcaattcaccgtcagtcaattcactctcagaaaattgatcctcagtcaattcaccctcagtcaattcaccctcagtcaattcagcgtcaatcaattcactcttagacaattcactctcagtcaattctccctcagtcaattcaccctcagtcaattcactctcagtcaattcaccctcagtcaattgaccctcagtcaattcaccctcagtcaattcaatctcagtcaattctctctcagttaattcactctcagccaattcaatctcagtcaattcactctcagtcaattcactctcagtcaattcaatctcagttaattcactctcagccaattcactctcagtcaattcaccctcagtcaattcaatctcagtcaattctctctcagttaattcactctcagtcaattcaatctcagtcaattcaccctcagtcaattcactctcagtcaattcaccctcaaacaagacactctcagtcaattactatcagtcaattcaccctctgtcaattcagcctcaatcaattcactcttagacaattcactctcagtcaattcgccctcagttaattcaccctcagtcatttcaccctcagtcaattcactctcattcaattcaccctcagtcaattcaccctcagtcaattcaccctcagtcaattcactctcagtcaattcagcctcagtcaattcaccatcagtcaattcactctcagtaaatttaccctagtcaattcactctcattcaattcaccctcagtcaattcactctcattcaattcatcctcagtcaattcatcctcagtcaattcaccctcagtcaattcactcccagtcaattcaccctcagtcaattcccctgagtcaattcatcatcagtcaattcactctcagtaaatttaccctcagtcaattcactctcagtcaattcaccctgagtcaattcatcctcagtcaattcaccctcagacaattgactctcattcaattcaccctgagtcaattcaccctcagtcaattcaccctcagtcaattcactcttagtcaattcaccctgagATAATTCACACTCAGTAATTTAATTCTCAGTCAATGCACCCTCAGTCAAttaactctcagtcaattcaccctcagtcaattcactctcagtcaattcactctcggtcaattcactctcagtcaattcactctcggtcaattcaccctcagtcaattcactctcagtcaattaactctcagtcaattcaccctcagtcaattcacgctcagtcaattcactctcggtcaattcaccctcagtcaattcaccctcaatcaattcaccctcagtcaattcactctcagtcaattcactctcggtcaattcaccctcagtcaattcccaCTTCAGTAAATTCACGCTCAggtaattcaccctcaatcaattcatcctcagacaattcactctcactcaattcaccctcagtcaattcactctcggttaattcactctcggtcaattcactgtcagtcaattcaccgtcagttAATTCACCATCAGTAAATTCAATCTCAGCCATttcaatctcagccaattcaccctcagtcaattcaatctcagccaattcaccctcagtcaaatcactcgcagtcaattcacactcagtcaattcaccctcagtcaattcactctcagtcaattcaccctcagtcaattcaccctcagtcaattcactctcagtcaattcaccctcagtcaattcactctcagaaaattgatcctcagtcaattcaccctcagtcaattcaccgtcagtcaattcaccctcaaacaAGAAACTCTCAGTCAATTACtttcagtcaattcacactcagtcaattcagcctcaatcaattcactcttagacaattcactctcagtcaattcgcactcagttaattcaccctcagtcattccaccctcagtcaattcactctcattcaattcaccctcagtcaattcaccctcagtcaattcaccctcagtcaattcactctcattcaattcatcctcagtcaattcaccctcagtcaattcaccctcagtcaattcagcctcagtcaattcaccatcagtcaattcactctcagtaaatttaccctagtcaattcactcccagtcaattcaccctcagtcaattcccctgagtcaattcatcatcagtcaattcactctcagtaaatttaccctcagtcaattcactctcagtcaattcaccctgagtcaattcatcctcagtcaattcaccctcagacaattgactctcattcaattcaccctgagtcaattcaccctcagtcaattcaccctcagtcaattcactcttagtcaattcaccctgagATAATTCACACTCAGTAATTTAATTCTCATTCAatgcaccctcagtcaattcactctcagtcaattcactctcagtcaattcaatctcagtcaactcactctcagccaattcactctcagccaattcactctccgtcaattcaccatcagtcaattcaatctcagtcaattcatcctcagtcaattcactctcagccaattcactctcagtcaattcaccctcagtcaattcaatctcagtcaattcatcctcagtcaattcactctcagtcaattcactctcagtcaattcaatctcagttaattcactctcagccaattcactctcagtcaattcaccctcagtcaattcaccatcagtcaattcaatctcagtcaattcatcctcagtcaattcactctcagtcaattcaatctcagtcaattcaatctcagttaattcactctcagccaattcactctcagtcaattcaccctcagtcaattcatcctcagtcaattcactctcagtcaattcactctcagtcaattcaccctcagtcaattcactctcagtcaattcaatctcagttaattcactctcagccaattcaatctcagtcaattcaccctcagacaattgaccctcagtcaattcaccctcagtcaattcaatctcagtcaattctctctcagtcaattctcccacagtcaattcaatctcagtcaattcaccctcagtcaaatcactcgcagtcaattcacactcagtcaattcaccctcagtcaattcactctcagtcaattcaccctcagtcaattgaccctcagtcaattcaccctcagtcaattcaatctcagtcaattctctctcggttaattcactctcagccaattcaatctcagtcaattcactctcagtcaattcactctcagtcaattcaatctcagttaattcactctcagccaattcactctcagtcaattcaccctcagtcaattcaatctcagtcaattctctctcagttaattcactctcagtcaattcaatctcagtcaattcaccctcagtcaattcactctcagtcaattcaccgtcagtcaattcactctcagaaaattgatcctcagtcaattcaccctcagtcaattcaccctcagtcaattcagcgtcaatcaattcactcttagacaattcactctcagtcaattcgccctcagttaattcaccctcagtcattccaccctcagtcaattcactctcattcaattcaccctcagtcaattcaccctcagtcaattcaccctcagtcaattcactctcagtcaattcagcctcagtcaattcaccatcagtcaattcactctcagtaaatttaccctagtcaattcactctcattcaattcaccctcagtcaattcactctcattcaattcatcctcagtcaattcatcctcagtcaattcaccctcagtcaattcactcccagtcaattcaccctcagtcaattcccctgagtcaattcatcatcagtcaattcactctcagtaaatttaccctcagtcaattcactctcagtcaattcaccctgagtcaattcatcctcagtcaattcaccctcagacaattgactctcattcaattcaccctgagtcaattcaccctcagtcaattcaccctcagtcaattcactcttagtcaattcaccctgagATAATTCACACTCAGTAATTTAATTCTCAGTCAATGCACCCTCAGTCAAttaactctcagtcaattcaccctcagtcaattcactctcagtcaattcactctcggtcaattcactctcagtcaattcactctcggtcaattcaccctcagtcaattcactctcagtcaattaactctcagtcaattcaccctcagtcaattcacgctcagtcaattcactctcggtcaattcaccctcagtcaattcaccctcaatcaattcaccctcagtcaattcactctcagtcaattcactctcggtcaattcaccctcagtcaattcccaCTTCAGTAAATTCACGCTCAggtaattcaccctcaatcaattcatcctcagacaattcactctcactcaattcaccctcagtcaattcactctcggttaattcactctcggtcaattcaccctcagtcaattcccacttcagtaaattcaccctcagttaattcactctcagtaaattcacccacagacaattcagcatgtgccaattcaccctcagtcaattcagcaccattcaattgacactcagtcaattcaccctcagtgaaatcaccctcagtcaattcactgtcagtcaattcaccctcagtcaattcaccctcagtcaattcaatctcagttaattcactctcagccaattcactctcagtcaattcaccctcagtcaattcactcgcagtcaattcaccctcagtcaattcacccccaTTCAATTCACTCTCTGACAATTCACTGTCtgacaattcactctcggtcaattcactgtcagtcaattcaccgtcagttAATTCACCATCAGTAAAttcaatctcagccaattcaccctcagtcaattcaatctcagtcaattcacgctcagacaattgaccctcagtcaattcaccctcagtcaattcaatctcagtcaattctctctcagtcaattcactctcagtcaattcaccaacaGACAATTGACACTCATCAATTCTCCCAAAGTCAATTcaaactcagtcaattcaccctcagtcaattcaccctcagtcaaatcactcgcagtcaattctccctcagtcaattctcccacagtcaattcaatctcagtcaattcaccctcagtcaaatcactcgcagtcaattcacactcagtcaattcaccctcagtcaattcactctcagtcaattcaccctcagtcaattcaccctcagtcaattcactctcagtcaattcaccctcagtcaattcactctcagaaaattgatcctcagtcaattcaccctcagtcaattcaccgtcagtcaattcaccctcaaacaAGAAACTCTCAGTCAATTActttcagtcaattcaccctcagtcaattcagcctcaatcaattcactcttagacaattcactctcagtcaattcgccctcagttaattcaccctcagtcattccaccctcagtcaattcactctcattcaattcaccctcagtcaattcaccctcagtcaattcaccctcagtcaattcactctcattcaattcatcctcagtcaattcaccctcagtcaattcaccctcagtcaattcagcctcagtcaattcaccatcagtcaattcactctcagtaaatttaccctagtcaattcactcccagtcaattcaccctcagtcaattcccctgagtcaattcatcatcagtcaattcactctcagtaaatttaccctcagtcaattcactctcagtcaattcaccctgagtcaattcatcctcagtcaattcaccctcagacaattgactctcattcaattcaccctgagtcaattcaccctcagtcaattcaccctcagtcaattcactcttagtcaattcaccctgagATAATTCACACTCAGTAATTTAATTCTCATTCAatgcacactcagtcaattcactctcagtcaattcactctcagtcaattcaatctcagtcaactcactctcagccaattcactctcagccaattcactctccgtcaattcaccatcattcaattcaatctcagtcaattcatcctcagtcaattcactctcagccaattcactctcagtcaattcaccctcagtcaattcactctcagtcaattcaatctcagttaattcactctcagccaattcactctcagtcaattcaccctcagtcaattcaatctccgtcaattctctctcagtcaattcaatctcagccaattcaatctcagtcaattcaccctcagacaattgaccctcagtcaattcacactcagtcaattcaatctcagtcaattctccctcagtcaattctcccacagtcaattccatctcagtcaattcaccctcagtcaaatcactcgcagtcaattcacactcagtcaattcaccctcagtcaattcactctcagtcaattcaccctcagtcaattcaccctcagtcaattcactctcagtcaattcaccctcagtcaattcactctcagaaaATTGATCctcagtaaattcaccctcagtcaattcaccgtcagtcaattcaccctcaaacaAGAAACTCTCAGTCAATTACtttcagtcaattcacactcagtcaattcagcctcaatcaattcactcttagacaattcactctcagtcaattcgccctcagttaattcaccct is a genomic window of Pristiophorus japonicus isolate sPriJap1 chromosome 21, sPriJap1.hap1, whole genome shotgun sequence containing:
- the LOC139233563 gene encoding uncharacterized protein in mobD 3'region-like; this encodes MTEGELTEGGLTDGELTEDDLTEDDLTEGELTETELTEGVLTGSELTESELTDGEMTSSELSEGELTEVELTESELIDECQLSVGELTESELTERELTEIELTEGELTEGQLSERELTEIELTEGELAEIEFTDGELTDGELTDSELTESELSDSEFDLTEGELAEIELTEGELAEIEMAEIEFTDGELTDGELTDSELTESELTESELTEGELSESELSEDELIEGELPEREFTEVGID